The sequence GCTCACCGTGACGCCCTTCTCCTGCGTTGTGTCACTCACGGGGGAACCTTCGTCTGCGGGGACTGCGGGGACTGCGGTCCGCCGGTGCCCCGGGCGCGCTCGCGTCCGGGGCACCGGCACCGCCGCGGTACGGCTGTGCGGGACAGCGTGTCAGATGATCGGCGGACGGCCCAGCCGGGTGAGCCGCCACACCGTGCGCCAGCGCATCGGGCGGCGCGGACCGCAGCCCTTCGCCCAGCCCTCGCGGAAACCGCCGAACCAGGCCCGCAGCGCGGCACCGTTCGGGCGCCGCGCGAGGGTGAGCAGGAGCCACACTCCGAGGTAGACGGGGACGAGGGGCAGCGGCAGGTTGCGGCGCGCGAGCCAGACCCGGTTGCGGGCCACCATGCGGTGGTAGACCGCGTGCCGCGAGGGGGCCGTCGTCGGGTGCAGGAGCACCATGTCGGCCCGGTAGTCGATCGACCAGCCGGCGTCCAGGGCACGCCAGGCGAGGTCGGTCTCCTCGTGCGCGTAGAAGAAGTCCCCCGGCAGCAGTCCGGCCTCGGCGAAGACCCGGGTGCGGACCGCGTTGGCGCCGCCGAGGAACGTCGTGACCTCGGAGGAGCGCATCGGGTCCGAGGCCCGCAGGCGCGGGACGTGCCGGCGCTGCGTGACACCGGTCTCGGGGTCGGCGATGCGGAAGCTGATGATGCCGAGCTTCTCGTTCGCCAGGAACGCCTCGCGGCACAGCTCCGCGGTGTCGGTCCGCTCCAGGAGCCCGTCGTCGTCGAGGAAGAGGAGGATGTCGACCTCGCGCCCGGCCGGGCCGAACGCCTCGATCCCGACGTTGCGGCCCCCGGGGATGCCGAGGTTCTCGGGCAGCTCGACGGTGCGGACGCCCTCGGGCACCTCGGGCACCGGGGAGCCGTTGCCGACGACGACGACCTGGACGGGCTCGCCGTCCTGCTTGGCGACCGAGTCGAGGAGCAGTCGCAGCTCCTCGGGCCGGTTGCCCATGGTGATGATGACGGCGCCCACCGTCGGCGCGGACTGACTCATGGCTGCTTCCTCTTCCTTCTTGCGCCCCCGAGCCCGGGACAACCCGGTGCCCGGGACGCGGCGCTCATATCGCTCGTCGCACGTGTTCGCTCGTCACGGACAGCTTCACTTCAGCCGGCTGGAGGCGAGGATCGACACGAGGTGCAGCAGCGTCTGCACGAGCG comes from Streptomyces sp. Tu6071 and encodes:
- a CDS encoding glycosyltransferase family 2 protein, with protein sequence MSQSAPTVGAVIITMGNRPEELRLLLDSVAKQDGEPVQVVVVGNGSPVPEVPEGVRTVELPENLGIPGGRNVGIEAFGPAGREVDILLFLDDDGLLERTDTAELCREAFLANEKLGIISFRIADPETGVTQRRHVPRLRASDPMRSSEVTTFLGGANAVRTRVFAEAGLLPGDFFYAHEETDLAWRALDAGWSIDYRADMVLLHPTTAPSRHAVYHRMVARNRVWLARRNLPLPLVPVYLGVWLLLTLARRPNGAALRAWFGGFREGWAKGCGPRRPMRWRTVWRLTRLGRPPII